The DNA sequence CGGCACAGGACGTCGCGGACAAGATCCAGGCCAGCTGGGCTTCGCTGAACTGACGACGACCGGCGCGGCGGCCGCGACGCCGCCGCGCCCCATGATCCAGGGGGGAGACCGGGAATGGAATTGCTGTGGTTGGCGGTCAGCACGATCGCGATCGGGGTCTTTGGCTGCGTGGCCTGGTTCTGGGGGTCGAACTGGCTGCTGGACCGCATCTATCCGCCGCGCGGGGCGCAGGCGGGCGACAACATCCGGCGGGCGAGCCAGATCCGCCCCTGGCTGTTCCTGGGGCCCGCGATCCTGTTCCTGACGACCTATCTGGTCTATCCGGTGCTGGACAGCTTCTGGCGGTCGCTGTTCAATTCGAACGGATCGCAGTTCGTCGGCCTGGACAACTATGTCTGGCTGGTGAACGACGGCAAGTTCCGGGAATCCATGCTGAACAACATGGCCTGGCTGCTGGTCGTGCCTGCCCTGTCCACGCTGTTCGGCCTGCTGGCCGCGCAGCTGACCGACCGGCTGAAATGGGGCAACATCGGCAAGTCGCTGATCTTCATGCCCATGGCCATCAGCTTTGTCGGCGCGGGCGTGATCTGGAAATTCATCTATGAATACCGCGCCTCGGGCGAGACGCAGATCGGCCTTCTGAACTGGATCGTGACCCAGCTGGGTGGAGAGCCGCAGATCTGGCTGACCCTGCCGGTGTGGAACAACCTTCTGCTGATGATCGTGCTGGTCTGGATCCAGACAGGCTTCGCGATGGTCATCCTGTCGGCCGCCCTGCGCGGCATCCCCGAGGAGACGATCGAGGCCGCCATCCTGGACGGCGCATCCCCCCTGCAGGTCTTCTTCAAGATCAAGGTGCCGCAGATCATGGGCACCATCGCGGTGGTCTGGACCACCATCACCATCGTCGTGCTGAAGGTCTTCGACATCGTCTTCGTCATGACCAACGGGCAATGGGGCACGCAGGTGCTGGCGAACCTGATGTATGACTGGATGTTCCGCGGCACGCCCGATTACGGGCGCGGATCGGCCATCGCCATCGTCCTGATGATCCTGGTCACCCCGATCATGGTCTGGAACATCTACAACGCACGCAAGGAGGTCCGCTGATGGAGGGGATGGCTGGACAGAAGTCGTCGCTGGCCTGGGCGGTCAACATCGCGGCCTTCCTGCTGGTGCTGCTGTGGACGATCCCGACGCTGGGCCTGTTCGTGTCGTCGTTCCGCGACCGCGACCAGATCTCGACCTCGGGGTGGTGGCAGTCGTTCTCGGGCTCGGTGCAGACCGGTTTCGTGCGTTCGGGCACGGCCGAGGACCAGGTGCAGGAGGGCGATCTCTATGTGATCCAGGGCAGCGCCCTGGAGGGCACGCAGGAGTTGACCGCCTGGGGCACCAGCGCGCGTCAGCCCGATGCCAACGCCCCCGGCGACACCGTCGAGCTGGAGCCGGGGATCGATCTGACCGTGGCCGAGGACGGCAGCTATCGCATGACCTCGGCCCAGCCCTTCGAGATGCGGCGGGGTGAACGGATCTTCACCACCACCCTGTCGCCGCCGGCCTTCACGACCGACAACTATTCCCGGGTTCTGACCGCAGGCGGGTTGGGGCGCGCCTTCATGAACACCATGACGGTGACGATCCCCGCCACCGTCATCCCGATCCTGATCGCGGCCTTTGCGGCCTATGCGCTGGCTTGGATGCAGTTTCCGGGCCGGGCCCTGCTGACGGCCTGCGTGGTGGGGCTTCTGGTCGTGCCGCTGCAGGTGGCGCTGATCCCATTGCTGCGGCTGCACAACGAACTGGGCATCGGCAAGGGATACCTGGGCATCTGGCTGGCCCATACCGGGTTCGGCCTGCCGCTGGCGGTCTATCTGCTGCGAAACTACATGGTCGGCCTGCCACGAGAGGTCATCGAGAGCGCCCGCGTGGACGGCGCGACCGAATTCCAGATCTTCCGCCGGATCATCCTGCCGCTGTCCTTCCCCGCCCTGGCCAGTTTCGCGATCTTCCAGTTCCTGTGGGTCTGGAACGACCTGCTGGTGGCCACGGTCTTCCTGGGCAACACGCGCGAACAGCTGGTCATGACGGGCCTGCTGCGAGAGCTGATGGGATCGCGCGGAGGTGAATGGGAGATCCTTGCAACTTCGGCCTTTATCTCGATAGCGGTGCCGCTGCTGGTGTTCTTTGCCATGCAGAAATATCTGGTCCGCGGATTGCTGGCCGGCTCCGTGAAAGGTGGATGAACTTGACTGAACAGACGACGGATTGGTGGAAGGGCGGGATCATCTATCAGATCTACCCGCGCAGCTTTCAGGACACGACCGGCAGCGGCACGGGCGATCTGGCGGGCATCGCCCAGCGCCTGCCCTATGTGGCGTCCCTGGGGGTCGATGCGGTCTGGATCTCTCCGTTCTTCACCTCTCCGATGAAGGATTTCGGCTACGACGTCAGCGATTACTGCGGCATCGACCCGATCTTCGGCACGATGGAGGATTTCGACTGGCTGGTCCAAAGCGCGCATGAGCTGGGCCTGAAGGTCATGATCGACCTGGTGATGTCGCATACCTCGGACCAGCATCCCTGGTTCAAGGAAAGCCGCGCCAGCCGCGACAACCCGAAATCGGACTGGTATGTCTGGTCGGACCCGCGCCCGGACGGCACGCCGCCCAACAACTGGCTGTCGATCTTTGGCGGCAGCGCGTGGCAATGGGATGCGCGGCGCGAACAGTATTTCCTGCACAATTTCCTGTCGTCGCAGCCGGACCTGAACTTTCACAACCCCGCCGTCCAGGATGCCCTGATCGAGATGGCGCGGTTCTGGCTGGACAAGGGCGTCGACGGCTTCCGGCTGGACACGATCAACTTCTATTTCCACGACGCCCAGCTGCGCGACAACCCGCCCCTGGCGCCGGAACTGCGCAAGTCGGACACGGCCCCCGCCGTGAACCCCTACAACCACCAGAGCCACCGCTTCAGCAAATCGCAGCCCGAGAACCTGGCCTTCCTTGAACGGTTCCACCAGGCGCTGGTGCCTTACGGCGCCGCTGTCGTGGGCGAGATCGGCGACAGCGAGCGCGGGCTGGAACTGCTGGAGGAATATACCGGCGTGCCGGGCCGGGTGCAGATGTCCTATGTCTTCGACTTCCTGTCGGGTGACGACCTGCCCGCCGCGCGCGTGGTCGAGGTGTTCGACAAGCTGCACGACATCGCGCCCAACGCCTGGCCCTGCTGGGCCATGTCGAACCATGACGTGGTGCGCCACGTCACGCGCTGGAACCTGCCGGACCAGGCGGCCAAGGCCTATGCGACGGTGCTGTTGTGCCTGCGCGGGTCGGTCTGCCTGTACCAGGGAGAGGAACTGGGCCTGCCCGAGGCCGAGCTGCGCTTCGAGGATCTGCGCGATCCCTATGGCATAGAGTTCTGGCCCGAGTTCAAGGGCCGCGACGGTTGCCGGACGCCGATGGTCTGGGACATGGGTGTGAACGGCGGTTTCTCGACCAGTCAGCCCTGGCTGCCGGTGCCGCACACGCATCTGCAGCGCACCGTCGTCAGCCAGGAGGCCGACGCCCAGTCCATGCTGCACCATTATCGCTGGGCGGTCGGCCTGCGCCGCAAGCACAGCGCATTGCGCTGCGGAAACATGACAGACATCAAGGCCGAGGGGCCGGTGCTGTCCTTCCGCCGCCGTGACGACAAGCAGACCCTGCTGATCCGCGCCAACCTGTCCGACGACGATGCGGGCGGGCTGATGCCGTGGCAGGTCCAGATCATCGAAGGGTAGGGGAGGAAGACCGCAAATGGCCGATCTGAAACTGACGGACGTCGCCAAGTCCTATGGCGACGTGCAGGTGCTGAGGGACATCGACCTGGACATCCGTTCAGGAGAGTTCATCGTCTTTGTCGGGCCGTCCGGCTGCGGGAAATCCACGCTCTTGCGCATGATCGCGGGCCTGGAGCAGATCACCGGGGGAGAGCTGAAGATCGGCGGGCAGGTGATGAACGACATCCCGCCCAGCCAGCGCGGCATCGCGATGGTGTTCCAGTCCTATGCGCTTTACCCGCACATGACGGTCCGCGACAACATGGCCTTCGCGCTGAAGATCGCGGGCCAGTCCAAGGAGCAGATCCAGGCCGCCACCGACCGCGCCGGCAAGATGCTGCAGCTGACGCCCTATCTGGACCGCCTGCCCAAGGCCCTGTCGGGGGGCCAGCGTCAGCGCGTGGCCATCGGGCGGGCCATCGTGCGCGACCCCAAGGTCTATCTGTTCGACGAACCACTGTCGAACCTAGACGCCGCCCTGCGCGTCGCCACCCGGATCGAGATCGCACAGCTGAAGGCCTCGATGCCCGACCGCACGATGATCTATGTCACCCACGACCAGACCGAGGCGATGACCTTGGCCGACCGCATCGTGGTGCTGGCCGGCGGCGGCATCGCCCAGGTCGGCGCGCCGCTGGAGCTGTACGAGCGTCCGATGACCGAATTCGTGGCCCAGTTCATCGGCAGCCCGGCGATGAACCTGCTGCCCGGGCGGGTCAAGACCGTGGGCGCGATGACCACCGTCGCGCTGGACGTGGGCCTGGAGGCGCAGGTCGCCATCCCGACCCGTGCCGGCGACGAGGGCATGGTCGTCAACCTGGGCGTCCGCCCCGAGGACATGCGCGAGACTGACGGCACCCCGGTCTTCGAGGGAACCGTCGATCTGACCGAGGCCTTGGGGGAGGTCACGCTGCTGTACTTCGGCACCGGGGCCGAGACCGCGCCGATCACCGCCAAGCTGCCGGGCATCCACCCGGACCTGAAGGGCAAGCGGGTCCGGCTGACCGCCGATCCCCATGCGCTGCACCTGTTCCACAAAGGACAGTCGCTGCTGTACCGGGACGGCGCCGACCGTCTGCCGCCCTATCAGCCGCGCATGGCCGCGCCCTCAGGCAGCATGGGCGGTACGCCCGCGCATTCGGATCGCGGTGCGGACCGGGCAATGGACGGGATGGTCATCCCTGAAGGCCCGGTACGCTGAGCCCCGGGGGGCGCGACCAAAGTCGCAGATCGCGCCCCGCAAACCGTGCTATACTTTCCCCGTCCTGAGGGGGAGACCATGACCGAACGCAACCACGCGGAGCTTGTGGCCGCGCAGTCGCAGTCACGCAGCGCCACCTCGGCGCTGGCCGCATCCTGGCGGCGGTCCATGCTGAAGCACGGGCTAGACCCCGCTGACCGCCGCCGCCCGGATCGCCTGTCCGACAGCGAACTGGCCGATCGCCATCAGGCGATGCAGGCCTTCCTGAACGTCGCCGGACCGCAGCTGGACCAGCTGTACAATCTGGTCGGCCTGTCGGGCTGCAACGTGCTGCTGACCGATGCGCATGGCATCGTGCTGGACCAGCGGGTGTCGGATGCCGACGCCCAGCAGTTCCGCGACTGGGGCCTGTGGCAGGGCGCCGACTGGTCCGAGGCCGCGCAGGGCACCAACGGCATCGGCACTTGCCTGGCCGAGGGTCGGCAGGTGACCATCCACCGTGACGAACATTTCCGCACCCTAAACACCGCGATGTCCTGCATGGACGCGCCGATCTGGGGACCGGACGGTCGGCTGCTGGCGGCGCTGGACGTCAGTTCGGCGCGGGCGGACCAGACCGAACGCTACAACCGGCTGATCTCGGCGCAGGTCGCGCAAACCGCCCGGGCGATCGAATCGTTGTTCTTCCGGATGTCGTTTCCGGACGCGCGCATCGTCGTGGCCTCGGACGATCAGGGCGAACAGGCAGTGCTGCTGGCGGTGGACAAGGATGACCTGGCCATCGGCGCCACCCGCGCCGCCCGCCGCGCCCTGGGGCTGGAGCGCGAGGGTGCGATCCGCCCGCGCCCGGCCGCCGACCTGCTGGGCCGCCAGGACGACCTGACCGGGTTCGACCGGGCCGAACGCGCCGCCGTGATGCGCGCCCTGGCCCGGGCGCAGGGCAACGTGTCGGCGGCTGCACGCGCGCTTGGGATCGGGCGGGCGACGATGTACCGGCGCATGGCGCGCCTTGGGCTTGGTGAAAATCACGGGGGACTGTCTCACATGTGAGACAGCTTCTGCGCTGCGGCGTGGATCGGCGGTT is a window from the Paracoccus marcusii genome containing:
- a CDS encoding carbohydrate ABC transporter permease — its product is MEGMAGQKSSLAWAVNIAAFLLVLLWTIPTLGLFVSSFRDRDQISTSGWWQSFSGSVQTGFVRSGTAEDQVQEGDLYVIQGSALEGTQELTAWGTSARQPDANAPGDTVELEPGIDLTVAEDGSYRMTSAQPFEMRRGERIFTTTLSPPAFTTDNYSRVLTAGGLGRAFMNTMTVTIPATVIPILIAAFAAYALAWMQFPGRALLTACVVGLLVVPLQVALIPLLRLHNELGIGKGYLGIWLAHTGFGLPLAVYLLRNYMVGLPREVIESARVDGATEFQIFRRIILPLSFPALASFAIFQFLWVWNDLLVATVFLGNTREQLVMTGLLRELMGSRGGEWEILATSAFISIAVPLLVFFAMQKYLVRGLLAGSVKGG
- a CDS encoding alpha-amylase family glycosyl hydrolase, giving the protein MNLTEQTTDWWKGGIIYQIYPRSFQDTTGSGTGDLAGIAQRLPYVASLGVDAVWISPFFTSPMKDFGYDVSDYCGIDPIFGTMEDFDWLVQSAHELGLKVMIDLVMSHTSDQHPWFKESRASRDNPKSDWYVWSDPRPDGTPPNNWLSIFGGSAWQWDARREQYFLHNFLSSQPDLNFHNPAVQDALIEMARFWLDKGVDGFRLDTINFYFHDAQLRDNPPLAPELRKSDTAPAVNPYNHQSHRFSKSQPENLAFLERFHQALVPYGAAVVGEIGDSERGLELLEEYTGVPGRVQMSYVFDFLSGDDLPAARVVEVFDKLHDIAPNAWPCWAMSNHDVVRHVTRWNLPDQAAKAYATVLLCLRGSVCLYQGEELGLPEAELRFEDLRDPYGIEFWPEFKGRDGCRTPMVWDMGVNGGFSTSQPWLPVPHTHLQRTVVSQEADAQSMLHHYRWAVGLRRKHSALRCGNMTDIKAEGPVLSFRRRDDKQTLLIRANLSDDDAGGLMPWQVQIIEG
- a CDS encoding GAF domain-containing protein; this translates as MTERNHAELVAAQSQSRSATSALAASWRRSMLKHGLDPADRRRPDRLSDSELADRHQAMQAFLNVAGPQLDQLYNLVGLSGCNVLLTDAHGIVLDQRVSDADAQQFRDWGLWQGADWSEAAQGTNGIGTCLAEGRQVTIHRDEHFRTLNTAMSCMDAPIWGPDGRLLAALDVSSARADQTERYNRLISAQVAQTARAIESLFFRMSFPDARIVVASDDQGEQAVLLAVDKDDLAIGATRAARRALGLEREGAIRPRPAADLLGRQDDLTGFDRAERAAVMRALARAQGNVSAAARALGIGRATMYRRMARLGLGENHGGLSHM
- a CDS encoding carbohydrate ABC transporter permease, whose translation is MELLWLAVSTIAIGVFGCVAWFWGSNWLLDRIYPPRGAQAGDNIRRASQIRPWLFLGPAILFLTTYLVYPVLDSFWRSLFNSNGSQFVGLDNYVWLVNDGKFRESMLNNMAWLLVVPALSTLFGLLAAQLTDRLKWGNIGKSLIFMPMAISFVGAGVIWKFIYEYRASGETQIGLLNWIVTQLGGEPQIWLTLPVWNNLLLMIVLVWIQTGFAMVILSAALRGIPEETIEAAILDGASPLQVFFKIKVPQIMGTIAVVWTTITIVVLKVFDIVFVMTNGQWGTQVLANLMYDWMFRGTPDYGRGSAIAIVLMILVTPIMVWNIYNARKEVR
- a CDS encoding ABC transporter ATP-binding protein, which produces MADLKLTDVAKSYGDVQVLRDIDLDIRSGEFIVFVGPSGCGKSTLLRMIAGLEQITGGELKIGGQVMNDIPPSQRGIAMVFQSYALYPHMTVRDNMAFALKIAGQSKEQIQAATDRAGKMLQLTPYLDRLPKALSGGQRQRVAIGRAIVRDPKVYLFDEPLSNLDAALRVATRIEIAQLKASMPDRTMIYVTHDQTEAMTLADRIVVLAGGGIAQVGAPLELYERPMTEFVAQFIGSPAMNLLPGRVKTVGAMTTVALDVGLEAQVAIPTRAGDEGMVVNLGVRPEDMRETDGTPVFEGTVDLTEALGEVTLLYFGTGAETAPITAKLPGIHPDLKGKRVRLTADPHALHLFHKGQSLLYRDGADRLPPYQPRMAAPSGSMGGTPAHSDRGADRAMDGMVIPEGPVR